Below is a genomic region from Paenibacillus rhizovicinus.
TGGAGGCGATCCGGAAGCAGGGCGTGATTCCGGTCGTGAAGCATTTTCCGGGTCACGGGGATACGTCGGTAGACTCCCATCTGGAGCTGCCGGTCGTGAACAAAACGTTGGCGCAGCTGAAGGCCTTCGAATGGATACCGTTCAAGGCCGCGGTCAAAGACGGCGTCGACATGGTGATGGTGGCGCATATTCTGTTTCCGAAAATCGACAAGAACGTCCCGGCTTCCTTGTCGAAGACGATTATCACGGATCAGCTGCGCGGCGAGCTGGGCTTCAAAGGCGTCGTAATCACGGACGATATGACCATGGGCGCGATCGCGAATCATTTCGGGCTGGCGCAGGCTGCGGTCACGTCCGTCAAAGCCGGAAGCGACATCATTCTGCTCGCGCACGGGTACGAGGATGCGACGACCGTGCTTGCGGCGTTGAAGCAAAGCGTGCAGAAGGGCGAATTGACGGAGAGCCGGATCAATGAGAGCGTAACCCGCATTCTGACGCTGAAAATGAAATACAAGCTGAGCGATGCCGCCGCTTCGGCGCATCCCGACGTCAGCGGCGTGAATGCGGCCATTAAGAAGGCGGTTGCCGCGCATTAGATCGGTCGCAACTGTATCGACTGTTCGTGTCGAACCGTTCGGCGAGAGCGCGAGCGTGTTCCGCCCTCCCGCACCTCGCGTATCTCGCGCCAGGCTGCGATCGCCGAAAATAAAAACCGCGTAACTACCGGCTTGCTGCCGGTGGTTACGCGGTTTTTGCTGTGCGCAAGTGCCTGTTGCTGTGCGTAAAGCACCTTTGGTGCACGAAGTGCCCTTTGCTGTGCGCAAAGGACCTGCTCGTATCAGCCCCGATTAGCCGTCGGGGAAATCGAAGATTCCCGAACGATAAGCCGATGGGGAATGATAATCTGCTTCTGATTCAGCGGCTCGTCCTGAACGACGCGCAGCAGCGACTGCGAAGCGGTATACCCGAGCTGATACGTGCCGATGTCGATGGAGCTGATCGGCGTCGAGGCGAGCTCGGAGAGCGGAATGTTGTTGAAGCTGACGAGGCAGATGTCCGCGGGCACGCTGTAGCCGAGCTCGGTCAGTCCGCGCAGGACGCCGAAGGCCAGCAGGTCGTCGAATACGACGAGCGCGGTCGGCCGTTCCGGCAGGCTCATGAAGAACGACATGGCCCGAAAGCCGCTTTCCTGCAGCAGGTCGCCTTCCATGATCCATTCCGGACGGATGTCCAGCCTATGCTCTTTAAGTGCTTTTCGATACCCGTGCAGCCGGTCCTGCGACACGACAAGGTTCGGCGGCCCGCTGATGAAGCCGATCCGGGTATGGCCCTGTGCAATGAAATGGTTCGTTGCGTCGTAAGCGGCCTGGATATTGTTGTTGTCGATCGACAGCACGTCCGGGAACTCGTCGCTGCGTCCGATGAGCACGAACGGGAATTGATGTTCCTGAAGAAAGCCGACGATCGGATCCGACGTGCGCGAAGACAACAGCAAGATGCCGTCAATGCGGCGGCCCATCACGAGGCGGGTAATCGTTTCAAGCTCCGTGGTTTCCGACGTCAC
It encodes:
- a CDS encoding LacI family DNA-binding transcriptional regulator encodes the protein MSVTIKDIARIAGVSPSTVSRVVSNHPRISKETSRRVKEIMAEMDYHPNIMAKSLVSKTTKTLGILLPRPAEELFQNFFFGELIRGIVTQAARAGYDMLLTTVTSETTELETITRLVMGRRIDGILLLSSRTSDPIVGFLQEHQFPFVLIGRSDEFPDVLSIDNNNIQAAYDATNHFIAQGHTRIGFISGPPNLVVSQDRLHGYRKALKEHRLDIRPEWIMEGDLLQESGFRAMSFFMSLPERPTALVVFDDLLAFGVLRGLTELGYSVPADICLVSFNNIPLSELASTPISSIDIGTYQLGYTASQSLLRVVQDEPLNQKQIIIPHRLIVRESSISPTANRG